The genomic interval tgagagttgggagccatagaagtgggtaagacatactgaacccagcaccccctcacatgaattaCCCCAATTGTggaggcccatttgcctgatttgaataactgtactaggttaattatattagttggtgttgcgatatttagcacacgcaagtgtacgtatcgtttcaagtagtaaaactcacgaggagtgaggtcgatcccacagggagtgtagttaagtacgttaaaattaaacttttacttctatttgattaaataaaagataggaaaaaaaacaatgaagtataagaaaaatagttggaagcaacgattcgagaaaattgatagttaataaactagggtgtcgatttcaattgtttttattgaatatggcctaatatgattattttcctaatattaattcctatgcaatagcaggtttactaaggtaatttatagtcttctcagatatataaacctcaattacatgtaaactttctactctcgtgataaatttaacatgcaacaggcattaagcataaaaaccctataagctatctaaaccatataggtactctcgtcctatatcgaaattcagttctattttactatagcatatttgacactcacttctcagatctcgcatcaaaatcatagacagataattggtgatcaagcaattaaaagtaattaagcacaaataaaatagaatacatagaaattagggggaaaataactcatattaaaaccataaacaatgtcaaacaatatccatctaaccctaataaagtgtttagttactcatgttcattgaagcacaattacacatattaactttaagaaaaaagatgaaaatagagaagagaagaagagaagaatgctgaaaaccctgagAAGTATGCCTCCAATTtcgcagttgatctctccactctgtatctgaactctcactttttttctctctgagattgcttgctgaaatcaactccattcttccctttatatagggattgaaggcctaaaaatatggaaaaaaacgcaatatttaaattcccattcggatttaaatttttgggaaacctcaaacgagatattttttttctgctgcgttgactgatagtattttggccataacttgatcaatattgctcggaatcggacgattcaagatgttccggaaagataaaagagagatctagaactttcatgtttaaactttttccaaaatccaatcagaaaaccgtcgaattcaggcttgaagtttcggcttccacaattttctctattttaaatatcatgatattttttatctttttcctatctttttctctgatatttttctaatcttcttctattttaaatctgtaaaaataaaagataacaagcgtaaaaatgctccaaacacgattaaaacttaattaaaaatatactaaatttaatctaaaattaatactaaaaataacctaacagttggacctaataaaattgaattagcaacataattaacttttaaaatatatgaaaatttatttttattttaatattttaaagttaattttaagaaaaacacttttagttttagatattatttctagacaaactatttgtatttttcttgtatttaattaaatatagaattttaactaactagattctttctggaacttatttaattaaatattcctatttaagttataaattagttgtatcaattgatttttcttatctaacttaaatctgaatattttatttaaattttaaatcaagttgagaaatcctaggcattagttattaaagattcttaagatattttttaagttaatatcttttcgaatattaacttaaaatagaatattttagatacttttttaggttaatatcttttcgaatattaacttaaaaagatatcttcaaattaagtggttataacttaatttttgatatttaattaaatctaaatttgaaattattcaagttttagattttttctataaaacttaaattagatatttttcaaatttttgttgaaaagaaacctagtcaaataagatattttctagatagtaatttttagactacttattgtttctaatatttaataggaaaattttatacattgtgaaattaattatttaaataattaattttggtacaattttatttaagtatatttttcctagtattaaactagaaattaataattaagccttctctacacttaattatttatttcttgaatttaatacatttaattaacttgaaaaatttaaatatctaagtttatttcatcatgatacttaatatttatttatttttcatgacacttaattaaatagaaaattattttaggttgaaatttaatttttcaacttaaatttaaataattttcaatatatatatttttttctttattttcttaatcaatttcgaaaattgcattttatttatgcaatatttttcgaatttatcttgaaaaatagattgagttgtaaattaattatttattttaattaattcttgggccaacttaaatcaatgattttttcatgtattgattattttataataaaagaaatttaaaatatatattattagaaattgatttaattagtcaaaagaaaatctaaataggtgatatttttgcttgaagtatttcttttctatttttatttttattttttcgaaaattgtatagtttttatactttaaattttcaaactcaataaatatattctcaaggaaatttttaagttgctaattaatctaatttaattcaacttaaattaatttccttaatatttatatttaagattattactaagatggaaataattaattttatttcaatcaccatctaagtataattttataaatattatattaaattcttattttttaatttcaattctaaatttcgaatttaatgagaatttatttattagaataataaagaaaatacattttaaagaatgagctttattattattaagatattcgatctccattgttggttttacatcgcgtttgttttagtgagtaatcctccctaatggaggaacgttcattagcaatttcgcaccgtttaatctcgaaagataagtagtttgtaagtgttttatatggtatagatcaccctaatggtggcgaccatatttgacttgcgaattgcgaaacaatggtagaagctcataagatagaatagccttgactctcgcctaaacgggacaacgctggattccaatcttgatcgaataaaaggttgctagaatgtttaacattttagatgagctgacaactctattcaatggatggtagctttgactctcgcctaaacgggacactgatatcagtttgttgaaaaaccttggaaattatttaggattgaattttttttaagtattttctcatatcattcctacttgctatgtgcttataatttctgaattgattttgtgttaaaccattattaatttctatttgttgatttctattattttgtagtatcctgtatcaaaatgaatcctatgttatcactgttgactgaaaacaagctgaatagatttaactttaataagtggaatgtgaacattaatattgctctcataggagaaagtgccttgtttgttttaactgagccgtcacctgaagtgcctggagacaatgcttccaaagctgtgaaagaaaagtatgagcgttggcagaaagcaaatgacaaagctctatactttatgctttctagcatggttgacaccctcaaaactcggttttctaaaaccgagaagactgctgaagttatgacgaagtttaatgagctattcggtaaggcatcacttcagtcacgctttgacgcgactaagaagtacattaatgcacggatggaacctcatcaaaacgtgcgtgaccatgttctccttatgtcaagttatttccaagaagcccaggatcatggtgctgaaatggacagtgctactcaagtaagccttatcttgaatagcctgacttcagcatttctaccatacacttcaaattatgtcatgaataagaaggaaattgactttcatgagttagtcaatgacctccaaacttatgaaaatttcattggaggacccaagaagaaacctcacaatcctggaaatggtaatgggacgatgaaacctgaagctaATGGTtcctctgcttcgaaacccaaatcgaagaagaagtggaagaacaccaagaagcgaacataagccatgaaaaataaaaaggctgctccttctggtgatgctacacttaaaggaaagtgtttctactgcaatgaaaaaggtcattggaaaccccagtgtcctaaacttcttgcaaagaaacaaggtatttctatttataaactttaagagttttagtgaattattatccaattggatttatgattctggactaactttgtttatttgttttcttcttcttataggccaagctacttgaactcagatgagttggatcagaaagctggaccaaagggtgaaatcgtccagatgaagatgaagctcttcaatttatttttgaattaattgttttagtttaaagacaatttggatttcaaattttagttagggatatttatccctgtttttctcatattgctgcaatattttttattttattattaataaagtattcttttattttcgaattcaaccattgcaatttatgagaataagcttcatttattttatcttcatcaactattaccacattatatttatatgtttgtatgtgtaagtgtttttattattgatgcaaattctattatatttacaactcttcatagagttataataaataaacactagaaactatttctatgtttattaataattgttaattctaatacaattattaagaatttgtttaataaaaggatcttttgatctgataggggtggagaaaagttaagaaaactatgcagttc from Cannabis sativa cultivar Pink pepper isolate KNU-18-1 chromosome 4, ASM2916894v1, whole genome shotgun sequence carries:
- the LOC133036707 gene encoding uncharacterized protein LOC133036707, with protein sequence MNPMLSLLTENKLNRFNFNKWNVNINIALIGESALFVLTEPSPEVPGDNASKAVKEKYERWQKANDKALYFMLSSMVDTLKTRFSKTEKTAEVMTKFNELFGKASLQSRFDATKKYINARMEPHQNVRDHVLLMSSYFQEAQDHGAEMDSATQVSLILNSLTSAFLPYTSNYVMNKKEIDFHELVNDLQTYENFIGGPKKKPHNPGNGNGTMKPEANGSSASKPKSKKKWKNTKKRT